Proteins from a genomic interval of Salvelinus alpinus chromosome 7, SLU_Salpinus.1, whole genome shotgun sequence:
- the LOC139581500 gene encoding CRACD-like protein isoform X1, with protein sequence MAGFYGCLQGKNSDCSIMASGPSDVLTNQDPADTTEECTGKKKSKFQTFKNLFSKKKRKEAAAPAGGDSGLKCSQSSDNVNAPEPALLILSEKDEGSGSKINMGNKALSHDSVFVSESPLSEVTEGLGVSQDSIHGKVKSLQVIRLGSPPSLCVKKMDDAGTLSEDDGLPCSPPEYSTLHTVLAGVSHRSSKPVQRNSSLSLEGTDSDEDQMSCETGSRSVSPLVFLPVDFSQPASPMGCLDNTAARHRLAVRHKACAKTRKPTTRVDGRAEGESFQEERQNCIIPESVEEDEEEDVKREQAGVAEEEEKEQTDGVVVSQQAERSAPDEEDKQSVQQEVSHAQDAPSLSIQNDSDSEECLSGQAEVPAPRLQTAPLLGSLKSLEPPAGDDFLLAPPGCEVAVEGGSLLQEVLSSLKGPLTSVLGLETEAVLLEVEVNMEGSEAESGVDELALNPQEEACLPSDGPDCPAEPREEVEGEPYESEEELVVEHFHPKEEEEDAEEINPEYLTKEDQDMPSVEKEEEEREEGAEVEEKETEEVVEDERREEEDKMEPVSDVPVQTALLEPGEENDVTPTSVENDFQQVPDRDPERACESPECTTELSDQTVTDQACPPQLPNSSTPPPESLDKPEAPAHTTQDQEEPSVTTDQPCITSPSAAAGPEQSPQEHCRGPTATEDPGKPSGGSEHNRPRYTIAPAWQRLATKELTSPSPSPSVTVPGAVEAKRDPPSGVEPLSPDVLASPIPTQSTTAPIMSPEDTPPAAQEEETPENLFGVRLRKTSVGMLRLGSESETPPASPAHSLPIEPQRGSFTEPQPNSKPALPRKPSELDGMVKPKRIPDLSGGREPSGGPGGGSQSPSWISVARQKQRILKENSLEETTDNKVPAEMEELNRKKNIRTLTRPVNKDQAKPPGSPVKVLCSLEISKPVVVEKEGKRALAHPAPTALAQDEPPWLALAKKKAKAWSEMPQIVQ encoded by the exons ATGGCTGGATTTTACGGCTGCTTGCAGGGAAAGAA caGTGACTGCAGTATCATGGCCTCTGGACCATCAGATGTGTTGACCAACCAGGATCCAGCAGACACCACCGAAGAGTGCACAG GCAAGAAGAAGTCCAAGTTCCAGACCTTCAAGAACTTATTTTCTAAGAAGAAGCGAAAGGAGGCCGCTGCTCCTGCCGGGGGGGACAGTGGGTTGAAGTGTAGCCAGTCTAGTGACAATGTCAACGCCCCCGAACCTGCACTTCTCATCCTCTCTGAGAAAGACGAGGGCTCTGG GTCAAAAATAAATATGGGTAATAAGGCTCTGTCACATGACAGTGTCTTTGTCTCTGAATCTCCTTTGTCAGAGGTGACTGAGGGTCTGGGAGTCTCTCAGGACAGCATCCATGGGAAAGTCAAGTCTCTACAG GTCATCAGGCTAGGCTCTCCtccgtctctgtgtgtgaagAAGATGGATGACGCAGGGACTCTTTCAGAGGATGACGGCCTGCCCTGCAGCCCACCAGAGTACTCCACCCTGCACACTGTCCTGGCTGGGGTGTCCCACAGG TCTTCCAAACCGGTGCAGAGGAACAGCTCCCTGAGTCTGGAAGGGACCGACAGTGATGAAGACCAG ATGTCCTGTGAGACGGGCTCCAGATCGGTCAGTCCCCTGGTCTTCCTGCCTGTAGACTTCAGCCAGCCTGCCAGTCCCATGGGCTGCCTGGACAACACTGCCGCTCGCCACCGCCTGGCTGTCCGACACAAGGCCTGTGCCAAGACGAGGAAACCCACCACT AGGGTTGATGGCAGGGCTGAGGGAGAATCATTCCAGGAGGAAAGACAGAATTGTATCATTCCAGAATCtgtggaggaggatgaggaggaag ATGTGAAACGTGAGCAGGCTGGTGttgcggaggaggaggagaaggagcagaCAGATGGGGTCGTGGTGTCCCAGCAGGCCGAGCGGTCAGCCCCAGATGAAGAGGATAAGCAGAGTGTCCAACAGGAAGTGTCTCATGCTCAGGatgccccctccctctccatacaGAATGACTCTGACTCTGAGGAATGTCTTTCAGGCCAGGCTGAGGTTCCAGCTCCCCGGCTCCAGACCGCCCCACTGCTTGGCTCCCTGAAGTCTCTAGAGCCCCCTGCTGGAGATGACTTCCTCCTGGCCCCTCCTGGGTGTGAGGTGGCTGTGGAGGGAGGCTCTCTACTCCAGGAGGTGTTGAGCTCCCTCAAGGGTCCACTGACATCTGTCCTGGGGCTGGAGACAGAGGCTGTGCTCCTGGAGGTGGAGGTGAATATGGAGGGGTCAGAGGCTGAGAGTGGGGTGGATGAGCTGGCATTGAACCCACAGGAAGAAGCGTGTCTCCCCAGTGATGGACCGGACTGCCCAGCAGAGCCccgagaggaggtggagggtgaGCCTTATGAATCTGAGGAGGAGTTAGTGGTGGAACATTTCCATccaaaggaggaagaggaagatgcaGAGGAAATCAACCCTGAGTACTTAACCAAAGAAGATCAGGACATGCCTTCAGtggaaaaggaggaagaggagagggaggagggggcagaGGTAGAGGAGAAGGAAACAGAGGAGGTTGTGGAagatgagaggagggaagaggaggacaaAATGGAGCCAGTCTCAGATGTGCCAGTGCAGACAGCCTTATTGGAGCCAGGGGAGGAAAATGATGTAACGCCAACCTCTGTGGAGAATGATTTCCAGCAGGTTCCAGACAGAGACCCTGAGAGAGCTTGTGAGAGCCCTGAGTGCACCACTGAACTGTCTGACCAAACAGTCACAGACCAAGCCTGTCCCCCCCAGCTGCCAAACAGCAGTACACCTCCTCCAGAGtccctggacaagcctgaggccCCTGCACACACCACACAGGACCAGGAAGAGCCCAGTGTAACAACTGACCAGCCCTGTATAACCAGTCCCAGTGCAGCCGCCGGCCCAGAGCAGAGCCCCCAGGAGCACTGCAGGGGACCAACTGCCACCGAGGATCCTGGGAAACCATCTGGTGGTTCTGAACATAATAGACCCAGGTACACCATTGCCCCTGCCTGGCAAAGGTTGGCTACCAAAGAGCTAACCTCCCCTTCTCCATCTCCCTCGGTCACTGTGCCTGGGGCTGTGGAAGCAAAAAGAGACCCCCCAAGTGGAGTGGAGCCacttagccctgatgtccttgctAGTCCCATCCCAACACAGAGCACCACAGCACCCATCATGTCACCTGAAGACACTCCCCCTGCAGCCCAGGAGGAAGAGACCCCTGAGAATCTGTTTGGTGTCAGGCTGAGGAAGACCTCTGTGGGTATGCTTCGCTTAGGCTCAGAGAGTGAAACTCCCCCTGCATCCCCAGCACACTCACTTCCCATAGAGCCACAGAGGGGCTCGTTCACTGAACCACAGCCAAACAGCAAACCTGCCCTGCCTAGAAAGCCCTCAGAGCTGGATGGTATGGTCAAGCCAAAGAGAATACCAG ATCTGTCTGGGGGTCGAGAGCCTAGTGGGGGACCTGGTGGGGGATCTCAATCGCCAAGCTGGATCTCAGTGGCCAGACAAAAGCAGAGGATCTTAAAAGAGAACTCATTGGAGGAAACCACGGATAACAAAGTCCCTGCAGAGATG
- the LOC139581500 gene encoding CRACD-like protein isoform X2 — MAGFYGCLQGKNDCSIMASGPSDVLTNQDPADTTEECTGKKKSKFQTFKNLFSKKKRKEAAAPAGGDSGLKCSQSSDNVNAPEPALLILSEKDEGSGSKINMGNKALSHDSVFVSESPLSEVTEGLGVSQDSIHGKVKSLQVIRLGSPPSLCVKKMDDAGTLSEDDGLPCSPPEYSTLHTVLAGVSHRSSKPVQRNSSLSLEGTDSDEDQMSCETGSRSVSPLVFLPVDFSQPASPMGCLDNTAARHRLAVRHKACAKTRKPTTRVDGRAEGESFQEERQNCIIPESVEEDEEEDVKREQAGVAEEEEKEQTDGVVVSQQAERSAPDEEDKQSVQQEVSHAQDAPSLSIQNDSDSEECLSGQAEVPAPRLQTAPLLGSLKSLEPPAGDDFLLAPPGCEVAVEGGSLLQEVLSSLKGPLTSVLGLETEAVLLEVEVNMEGSEAESGVDELALNPQEEACLPSDGPDCPAEPREEVEGEPYESEEELVVEHFHPKEEEEDAEEINPEYLTKEDQDMPSVEKEEEEREEGAEVEEKETEEVVEDERREEEDKMEPVSDVPVQTALLEPGEENDVTPTSVENDFQQVPDRDPERACESPECTTELSDQTVTDQACPPQLPNSSTPPPESLDKPEAPAHTTQDQEEPSVTTDQPCITSPSAAAGPEQSPQEHCRGPTATEDPGKPSGGSEHNRPRYTIAPAWQRLATKELTSPSPSPSVTVPGAVEAKRDPPSGVEPLSPDVLASPIPTQSTTAPIMSPEDTPPAAQEEETPENLFGVRLRKTSVGMLRLGSESETPPASPAHSLPIEPQRGSFTEPQPNSKPALPRKPSELDGMVKPKRIPDLSGGREPSGGPGGGSQSPSWISVARQKQRILKENSLEETTDNKVPAEMEELNRKKNIRTLTRPVNKDQAKPPGSPVKVLCSLEISKPVVVEKEGKRALAHPAPTALAQDEPPWLALAKKKAKAWSEMPQIVQ, encoded by the exons ATGGCTGGATTTTACGGCTGCTTGCAGGGAAAGAA TGACTGCAGTATCATGGCCTCTGGACCATCAGATGTGTTGACCAACCAGGATCCAGCAGACACCACCGAAGAGTGCACAG GCAAGAAGAAGTCCAAGTTCCAGACCTTCAAGAACTTATTTTCTAAGAAGAAGCGAAAGGAGGCCGCTGCTCCTGCCGGGGGGGACAGTGGGTTGAAGTGTAGCCAGTCTAGTGACAATGTCAACGCCCCCGAACCTGCACTTCTCATCCTCTCTGAGAAAGACGAGGGCTCTGG GTCAAAAATAAATATGGGTAATAAGGCTCTGTCACATGACAGTGTCTTTGTCTCTGAATCTCCTTTGTCAGAGGTGACTGAGGGTCTGGGAGTCTCTCAGGACAGCATCCATGGGAAAGTCAAGTCTCTACAG GTCATCAGGCTAGGCTCTCCtccgtctctgtgtgtgaagAAGATGGATGACGCAGGGACTCTTTCAGAGGATGACGGCCTGCCCTGCAGCCCACCAGAGTACTCCACCCTGCACACTGTCCTGGCTGGGGTGTCCCACAGG TCTTCCAAACCGGTGCAGAGGAACAGCTCCCTGAGTCTGGAAGGGACCGACAGTGATGAAGACCAG ATGTCCTGTGAGACGGGCTCCAGATCGGTCAGTCCCCTGGTCTTCCTGCCTGTAGACTTCAGCCAGCCTGCCAGTCCCATGGGCTGCCTGGACAACACTGCCGCTCGCCACCGCCTGGCTGTCCGACACAAGGCCTGTGCCAAGACGAGGAAACCCACCACT AGGGTTGATGGCAGGGCTGAGGGAGAATCATTCCAGGAGGAAAGACAGAATTGTATCATTCCAGAATCtgtggaggaggatgaggaggaag ATGTGAAACGTGAGCAGGCTGGTGttgcggaggaggaggagaaggagcagaCAGATGGGGTCGTGGTGTCCCAGCAGGCCGAGCGGTCAGCCCCAGATGAAGAGGATAAGCAGAGTGTCCAACAGGAAGTGTCTCATGCTCAGGatgccccctccctctccatacaGAATGACTCTGACTCTGAGGAATGTCTTTCAGGCCAGGCTGAGGTTCCAGCTCCCCGGCTCCAGACCGCCCCACTGCTTGGCTCCCTGAAGTCTCTAGAGCCCCCTGCTGGAGATGACTTCCTCCTGGCCCCTCCTGGGTGTGAGGTGGCTGTGGAGGGAGGCTCTCTACTCCAGGAGGTGTTGAGCTCCCTCAAGGGTCCACTGACATCTGTCCTGGGGCTGGAGACAGAGGCTGTGCTCCTGGAGGTGGAGGTGAATATGGAGGGGTCAGAGGCTGAGAGTGGGGTGGATGAGCTGGCATTGAACCCACAGGAAGAAGCGTGTCTCCCCAGTGATGGACCGGACTGCCCAGCAGAGCCccgagaggaggtggagggtgaGCCTTATGAATCTGAGGAGGAGTTAGTGGTGGAACATTTCCATccaaaggaggaagaggaagatgcaGAGGAAATCAACCCTGAGTACTTAACCAAAGAAGATCAGGACATGCCTTCAGtggaaaaggaggaagaggagagggaggagggggcagaGGTAGAGGAGAAGGAAACAGAGGAGGTTGTGGAagatgagaggagggaagaggaggacaaAATGGAGCCAGTCTCAGATGTGCCAGTGCAGACAGCCTTATTGGAGCCAGGGGAGGAAAATGATGTAACGCCAACCTCTGTGGAGAATGATTTCCAGCAGGTTCCAGACAGAGACCCTGAGAGAGCTTGTGAGAGCCCTGAGTGCACCACTGAACTGTCTGACCAAACAGTCACAGACCAAGCCTGTCCCCCCCAGCTGCCAAACAGCAGTACACCTCCTCCAGAGtccctggacaagcctgaggccCCTGCACACACCACACAGGACCAGGAAGAGCCCAGTGTAACAACTGACCAGCCCTGTATAACCAGTCCCAGTGCAGCCGCCGGCCCAGAGCAGAGCCCCCAGGAGCACTGCAGGGGACCAACTGCCACCGAGGATCCTGGGAAACCATCTGGTGGTTCTGAACATAATAGACCCAGGTACACCATTGCCCCTGCCTGGCAAAGGTTGGCTACCAAAGAGCTAACCTCCCCTTCTCCATCTCCCTCGGTCACTGTGCCTGGGGCTGTGGAAGCAAAAAGAGACCCCCCAAGTGGAGTGGAGCCacttagccctgatgtccttgctAGTCCCATCCCAACACAGAGCACCACAGCACCCATCATGTCACCTGAAGACACTCCCCCTGCAGCCCAGGAGGAAGAGACCCCTGAGAATCTGTTTGGTGTCAGGCTGAGGAAGACCTCTGTGGGTATGCTTCGCTTAGGCTCAGAGAGTGAAACTCCCCCTGCATCCCCAGCACACTCACTTCCCATAGAGCCACAGAGGGGCTCGTTCACTGAACCACAGCCAAACAGCAAACCTGCCCTGCCTAGAAAGCCCTCAGAGCTGGATGGTATGGTCAAGCCAAAGAGAATACCAG ATCTGTCTGGGGGTCGAGAGCCTAGTGGGGGACCTGGTGGGGGATCTCAATCGCCAAGCTGGATCTCAGTGGCCAGACAAAAGCAGAGGATCTTAAAAGAGAACTCATTGGAGGAAACCACGGATAACAAAGTCCCTGCAGAGATG
- the LOC139581500 gene encoding CRACD-like protein isoform X3 produces the protein MASGPSDVLTNQDPADTTEECTGKKKSKFQTFKNLFSKKKRKEAAAPAGGDSGLKCSQSSDNVNAPEPALLILSEKDEGSGSKINMGNKALSHDSVFVSESPLSEVTEGLGVSQDSIHGKVKSLQVIRLGSPPSLCVKKMDDAGTLSEDDGLPCSPPEYSTLHTVLAGVSHRSSKPVQRNSSLSLEGTDSDEDQMSCETGSRSVSPLVFLPVDFSQPASPMGCLDNTAARHRLAVRHKACAKTRKPTTRVDGRAEGESFQEERQNCIIPESVEEDEEEDVKREQAGVAEEEEKEQTDGVVVSQQAERSAPDEEDKQSVQQEVSHAQDAPSLSIQNDSDSEECLSGQAEVPAPRLQTAPLLGSLKSLEPPAGDDFLLAPPGCEVAVEGGSLLQEVLSSLKGPLTSVLGLETEAVLLEVEVNMEGSEAESGVDELALNPQEEACLPSDGPDCPAEPREEVEGEPYESEEELVVEHFHPKEEEEDAEEINPEYLTKEDQDMPSVEKEEEEREEGAEVEEKETEEVVEDERREEEDKMEPVSDVPVQTALLEPGEENDVTPTSVENDFQQVPDRDPERACESPECTTELSDQTVTDQACPPQLPNSSTPPPESLDKPEAPAHTTQDQEEPSVTTDQPCITSPSAAAGPEQSPQEHCRGPTATEDPGKPSGGSEHNRPRYTIAPAWQRLATKELTSPSPSPSVTVPGAVEAKRDPPSGVEPLSPDVLASPIPTQSTTAPIMSPEDTPPAAQEEETPENLFGVRLRKTSVGMLRLGSESETPPASPAHSLPIEPQRGSFTEPQPNSKPALPRKPSELDGMVKPKRIPDLSGGREPSGGPGGGSQSPSWISVARQKQRILKENSLEETTDNKVPAEMEELNRKKNIRTLTRPVNKDQAKPPGSPVKVLCSLEISKPVVVEKEGKRALAHPAPTALAQDEPPWLALAKKKAKAWSEMPQIVQ, from the exons ATGGCCTCTGGACCATCAGATGTGTTGACCAACCAGGATCCAGCAGACACCACCGAAGAGTGCACAG GCAAGAAGAAGTCCAAGTTCCAGACCTTCAAGAACTTATTTTCTAAGAAGAAGCGAAAGGAGGCCGCTGCTCCTGCCGGGGGGGACAGTGGGTTGAAGTGTAGCCAGTCTAGTGACAATGTCAACGCCCCCGAACCTGCACTTCTCATCCTCTCTGAGAAAGACGAGGGCTCTGG GTCAAAAATAAATATGGGTAATAAGGCTCTGTCACATGACAGTGTCTTTGTCTCTGAATCTCCTTTGTCAGAGGTGACTGAGGGTCTGGGAGTCTCTCAGGACAGCATCCATGGGAAAGTCAAGTCTCTACAG GTCATCAGGCTAGGCTCTCCtccgtctctgtgtgtgaagAAGATGGATGACGCAGGGACTCTTTCAGAGGATGACGGCCTGCCCTGCAGCCCACCAGAGTACTCCACCCTGCACACTGTCCTGGCTGGGGTGTCCCACAGG TCTTCCAAACCGGTGCAGAGGAACAGCTCCCTGAGTCTGGAAGGGACCGACAGTGATGAAGACCAG ATGTCCTGTGAGACGGGCTCCAGATCGGTCAGTCCCCTGGTCTTCCTGCCTGTAGACTTCAGCCAGCCTGCCAGTCCCATGGGCTGCCTGGACAACACTGCCGCTCGCCACCGCCTGGCTGTCCGACACAAGGCCTGTGCCAAGACGAGGAAACCCACCACT AGGGTTGATGGCAGGGCTGAGGGAGAATCATTCCAGGAGGAAAGACAGAATTGTATCATTCCAGAATCtgtggaggaggatgaggaggaag ATGTGAAACGTGAGCAGGCTGGTGttgcggaggaggaggagaaggagcagaCAGATGGGGTCGTGGTGTCCCAGCAGGCCGAGCGGTCAGCCCCAGATGAAGAGGATAAGCAGAGTGTCCAACAGGAAGTGTCTCATGCTCAGGatgccccctccctctccatacaGAATGACTCTGACTCTGAGGAATGTCTTTCAGGCCAGGCTGAGGTTCCAGCTCCCCGGCTCCAGACCGCCCCACTGCTTGGCTCCCTGAAGTCTCTAGAGCCCCCTGCTGGAGATGACTTCCTCCTGGCCCCTCCTGGGTGTGAGGTGGCTGTGGAGGGAGGCTCTCTACTCCAGGAGGTGTTGAGCTCCCTCAAGGGTCCACTGACATCTGTCCTGGGGCTGGAGACAGAGGCTGTGCTCCTGGAGGTGGAGGTGAATATGGAGGGGTCAGAGGCTGAGAGTGGGGTGGATGAGCTGGCATTGAACCCACAGGAAGAAGCGTGTCTCCCCAGTGATGGACCGGACTGCCCAGCAGAGCCccgagaggaggtggagggtgaGCCTTATGAATCTGAGGAGGAGTTAGTGGTGGAACATTTCCATccaaaggaggaagaggaagatgcaGAGGAAATCAACCCTGAGTACTTAACCAAAGAAGATCAGGACATGCCTTCAGtggaaaaggaggaagaggagagggaggagggggcagaGGTAGAGGAGAAGGAAACAGAGGAGGTTGTGGAagatgagaggagggaagaggaggacaaAATGGAGCCAGTCTCAGATGTGCCAGTGCAGACAGCCTTATTGGAGCCAGGGGAGGAAAATGATGTAACGCCAACCTCTGTGGAGAATGATTTCCAGCAGGTTCCAGACAGAGACCCTGAGAGAGCTTGTGAGAGCCCTGAGTGCACCACTGAACTGTCTGACCAAACAGTCACAGACCAAGCCTGTCCCCCCCAGCTGCCAAACAGCAGTACACCTCCTCCAGAGtccctggacaagcctgaggccCCTGCACACACCACACAGGACCAGGAAGAGCCCAGTGTAACAACTGACCAGCCCTGTATAACCAGTCCCAGTGCAGCCGCCGGCCCAGAGCAGAGCCCCCAGGAGCACTGCAGGGGACCAACTGCCACCGAGGATCCTGGGAAACCATCTGGTGGTTCTGAACATAATAGACCCAGGTACACCATTGCCCCTGCCTGGCAAAGGTTGGCTACCAAAGAGCTAACCTCCCCTTCTCCATCTCCCTCGGTCACTGTGCCTGGGGCTGTGGAAGCAAAAAGAGACCCCCCAAGTGGAGTGGAGCCacttagccctgatgtccttgctAGTCCCATCCCAACACAGAGCACCACAGCACCCATCATGTCACCTGAAGACACTCCCCCTGCAGCCCAGGAGGAAGAGACCCCTGAGAATCTGTTTGGTGTCAGGCTGAGGAAGACCTCTGTGGGTATGCTTCGCTTAGGCTCAGAGAGTGAAACTCCCCCTGCATCCCCAGCACACTCACTTCCCATAGAGCCACAGAGGGGCTCGTTCACTGAACCACAGCCAAACAGCAAACCTGCCCTGCCTAGAAAGCCCTCAGAGCTGGATGGTATGGTCAAGCCAAAGAGAATACCAG ATCTGTCTGGGGGTCGAGAGCCTAGTGGGGGACCTGGTGGGGGATCTCAATCGCCAAGCTGGATCTCAGTGGCCAGACAAAAGCAGAGGATCTTAAAAGAGAACTCATTGGAGGAAACCACGGATAACAAAGTCCCTGCAGAGATG